Genomic DNA from Lactuca sativa cultivar Salinas chromosome 8, Lsat_Salinas_v11, whole genome shotgun sequence:
GCTCATTGTAATGAATCCTACATAAATTTATCATCTTAAAATTCCAAAATGCCCCTAttgtttaatataaataaatatttcagGATTGTTTAGATAACTTCAAAGATGAGAAAGAATTCTGGTATGTGGCAAAGGATGCAGATGAATCTGAAAAAGGTGTCCAGAGACTTGATAGATGGTGGCTACCAAGTGTTAAAGTTCCTGAAGGAGGTCTTTCAGATGAAACAAGAAAATGGATGCAGCATCAAAAGGAATGTTGCAATCAAGTTCTTAAAGCTTCCATGGCCATTAATGCTCAAGTTCTTTCAGAAATGGAGATCCCAGAAACCTACATCGAAACTCTCCCCAAGGTAATCTTTGAGAATTTCTTTCTTTCAGGCTTCATGATTTGCTACCTAATCTATGAATTTATCTatctccacaacagaatggtaaAGCTAGCCTAGGAGATTCGATCTACAAGAGCATTACAGATGAGTATTTTGATCCTGGAGAATTCCTAGCTTCCATGGACACATCATCAGATCAGAATGTGATGGAGCTCAAGAACAGAATAGAAGCTTCAATTGTGATATGGAAGAGAAAGATGAATCAAAAAGAGTTGAAATCTTCATGGGGTTCAAGCGTAAGTTCAGAAAAAAGAGAAGTATTTGAAGAAAGAGCAGAAACCATTTTACTCCTCCTGAAACATAGATTCCCAGGACTTCCACAATCATCACTCGACATTAGCAAAATCGAGTACAATAAAGTATGATCAAAatccaaaaaccctaatataTCTAATCTCCCCTTTTGTAATAAAGTATAACCGATGATTTTGCTGATTATGAAATGTGTAGGATATTGGTCACGCTGTACTCGAGAGCTATTCGAGGGCGTTACAGAGTTTGGCGAACACAGTGATGAACAGTATAGAAGACGTACTTTATGCAGATGAAGTTGTACGAAATCCAGAAATGGAgacgatgatgatgaagaaggagCAATCAGTGGATGTTGTAGCACTATCAATATCATCACCGCGAGCGATACGTGGAGTGAAGGATTGGACGGGAGTTCATAGTCCTAAAGGAAAACCTAGCTCGATGAATCTGTTGGATTCCATGGGGTGGGGTTTTGATCAAGGGAAAATGGAGATGATGAATGGGAACTCTAGTCCAGTGAAAATTTTGACGAAAGCGAAGATGTCGTATATTGAGAAGCTTGAGGCTTATGGATTAAGAAGCCCAACTGCTAGACATTAATCATTAATGGCTTCCTAACTGTTagaacaaggaaaaggaaaaggaaaaagcaTTGTGAGAGTGAGGTGAAAAGAGTAGGAGTAGTGATTCGAGCTGTCAAGATTTTTGTTTCGAATTATGGCTTTCTATTGATCGAGACTGGTGTCCAATTTAAGTAGCAAAGACGGGGACAATTCTCCTGTATCATAACACTTTCCATTTCATAGAATGTGAATATGAATAAACTTCTTTTTGTCATTTAAATAGCGGTAAATTTTCtagaaaaattataaaattttatctTAATTTACCAAAAAGCTTCAAATTAAAATTTATGTAAAAGCATGAATTACGGGTAAAATTTTAttgaagtctagaaataaatctttaattctagtttgcttaaactaatgctctgataccaactgtgacatctccattttcacggccagaaaaaatcGGTTTATgcttgttttaaaatcagagttttAATTTACaaatgcggaatttgtcccat
This window encodes:
- the LOC111918524 gene encoding rho guanine nucleotide exchange factor 8 — its product is MDEPKRNIAQVPEEAHIEVKKRPNSEIEQMKERFAKLLLGEDMSGHGNGVSSALALSNAITNLAASVFGKQNKLAPMPEDLKKRWRKEVNWLLSVTDNIVEFVPSQQQAKDGSNMEIMVTQQRRDLLMNIPAIKKLDAMLIDCLDNFKDEKEFWYVAKDADESEKGVQRLDRWWLPSVKVPEGGLSDETRKWMQHQKECCNQVLKASMAINAQVLSEMEIPETYIETLPKNGKASLGDSIYKSITDEYFDPGEFLASMDTSSDQNVMELKNRIEASIVIWKRKMNQKELKSSWGSSVSSEKREVFEERAETILLLLKHRFPGLPQSSLDISKIEYNKDIGHAVLESYSRALQSLANTVMNSIEDVLYADEVVRNPEMETMMMKKEQSVDVVALSISSPRAIRGVKDWTGVHSPKGKPSSMNLLDSMGWGFDQGKMEMMNGNSSPVKILTKAKMSYIEKLEAYGLRSPTARH